In a genomic window of Roseiflexus castenholzii DSM 13941:
- a CDS encoding oligosaccharide flippase family protein, with amino-acid sequence MKSEIKGLILTSVIYGIGDILLKAFNFFLLPIYTRLLNPSDYGILAVTGFLSFIMSIFMSLSLHSFLTPLYFSTGNHQERRENIGSLFLLSILVGGVIALSIDQVARPFFSLVIRDVPFDPYIRLTIWTSYLSTWSRIPLLLLRVRERSFAYVLITLSSSLLQTVLSIWFVVYLKRGIEGLLIANLIATSVTSVICLISVSSNMILSLKVKIWKHALIFSLPLIPHELSGWILELSDRAILQWYVSLDQVGIYSLAYSYGSLITLIGYAMNMAWVPFLHKTDSIEGERASERFSYMATYFTVTLCFFGLFLGLAAKPVISLITTALFHDAGGIAPLIVAALLLSNIYYFPVNFIFLRRKTTKVAFATVVSSFTNIILNLWLIPVHGVIAAAWTTFISYGVMTLLTWYFSLKVYPIFYQYRRLMVVFLISAFLWVIGVVYPWNSFWFEIMGKLVLLAAFPALLIIFGFFTEKEKSYLRLALRSYPIFQR; translated from the coding sequence ATGAAATCAGAAATTAAAGGATTAATACTGACATCTGTCATATATGGTATAGGCGATATACTACTAAAGGCATTTAATTTTTTCCTATTGCCGATATATACACGACTATTAAATCCGTCTGATTATGGTATCCTAGCAGTGACTGGTTTTCTTTCATTTATCATGTCTATCTTTATGTCATTGAGCCTTCATAGCTTTCTTACGCCATTGTACTTCTCTACCGGCAATCATCAAGAGCGTAGAGAGAACATCGGTTCACTCTTTCTACTGTCCATTCTCGTAGGTGGAGTGATTGCTCTGTCCATTGATCAAGTAGCACGACCTTTCTTTTCACTAGTAATTCGGGATGTTCCCTTTGATCCGTATATTCGTTTGACTATTTGGACATCTTATCTTTCTACTTGGTCACGTATTCCTCTGTTGTTATTGCGAGTCCGAGAACGTAGCTTCGCCTATGTTCTTATTACGTTGTCTAGTTCGTTGTTACAAACAGTATTGTCAATTTGGTTCGTAGTCTATCTTAAGCGCGGTATTGAAGGTTTGTTAATAGCTAACCTTATCGCCACATCCGTTACATCTGTTATATGCCTGATCTCTGTATCGAGCAATATGATTCTATCACTCAAAGTGAAGATATGGAAGCATGCATTGATATTTTCTCTACCCCTAATACCTCATGAACTTTCTGGGTGGATCCTTGAGCTTTCGGACAGAGCTATTTTACAGTGGTATGTTTCGCTCGATCAGGTCGGAATATACTCATTAGCATACTCTTATGGATCGCTCATTACCTTGATCGGATATGCAATGAACATGGCTTGGGTTCCATTTTTGCACAAGACGGACTCGATTGAAGGAGAGAGAGCTTCAGAGCGTTTTTCATACATGGCAACATATTTTACTGTCACGCTCTGTTTTTTTGGATTATTTTTAGGATTGGCTGCAAAGCCAGTCATTAGCCTAATAACTACAGCACTTTTTCATGACGCGGGGGGGATCGCCCCCTTGATCGTAGCAGCACTACTATTATCGAATATTTATTACTTCCCTGTCAACTTTATATTCTTAAGAAGAAAAACCACAAAAGTCGCCTTTGCCACTGTTGTTTCATCCTTCACTAACATTATCCTAAATTTGTGGCTTATACCTGTGCATGGTGTTATAGCAGCAGCATGGACGACATTTATTAGTTATGGTGTTATGACCCTGCTAACTTGGTATTTTTCATTGAAAGTGTATCCAATCTTTTATCAATATAGGAGGTTGATGGTTGTTTTTTTGATCAGCGCATTCCTATGGGTAATTGGAGTTGTTTATCCTTGGAACAGTTTTTGGTTCGAGATAATGGGTAAGCTTGTTTTATTGGCTGCTTTTCCCGCTTTGCTGATAATTTTTGGTTTCTTTACAGAGAAGGAAAAGTCCTATTTAAGGTTAGCCCTAAGAAGCTATCCAATATTCCAACGGTAA
- the pseI gene encoding pseudaminic acid synthase, whose amino-acid sequence MSTYITIKDRHIGKSSPVYIIAEISANHNQDFDQAVRIVHAAKDAGADAVKLQTYIPDTLTIRSDKECFRIKSGTLWDGRTLYDLYSEAYTPWEWQPKLKTIANEIGIDLFSTAFDPTAVDFLEEMDVPAHKVASFEIVDIPLIEKMARTGKPLIISTGMATLGEIEEAVQSARNAGATQIALLKCTSSYPALPEEMNLRTIPHLAEAFGVPVGISDHTLGIAVPITAVALGACIVEKHLTLSRAIPGPDSSFSLEPHEFSAMVKAIRTVEKALGKVQYGVSGREMGSRVFRRSLFVIKDMKAGEMFSLENVRSIRPGHGLSPKYLDEILGRKAAKDIERGTPLSWDLIDTYKS is encoded by the coding sequence ATGAGTACTTATATTACCATTAAAGATCGCCATATAGGGAAGAGTAGTCCGGTCTACATCATCGCTGAAATTTCTGCCAATCATAACCAAGATTTTGATCAGGCGGTTCGTATTGTTCATGCTGCAAAGGATGCAGGTGCGGATGCAGTTAAACTTCAGACGTATATACCAGACACTCTTACAATCCGCTCAGACAAGGAGTGTTTTCGTATCAAGAGCGGCACTCTTTGGGACGGACGAACTCTATACGATCTCTACAGCGAAGCCTACACACCTTGGGAATGGCAACCCAAGCTTAAAACAATTGCAAATGAGATAGGTATAGACCTTTTCTCTACTGCATTTGATCCTACGGCCGTCGATTTTTTAGAAGAAATGGATGTGCCTGCACATAAAGTAGCTTCGTTCGAGATTGTGGACATTCCGCTGATCGAAAAGATGGCGCGCACAGGTAAACCCTTGATTATCTCTACCGGTATGGCCACCCTTGGCGAAATTGAGGAAGCAGTTCAATCTGCTCGCAACGCTGGCGCAACCCAGATTGCCCTGCTCAAATGTACAAGCTCCTACCCTGCTTTACCGGAAGAGATGAATTTAAGAACTATTCCGCATCTTGCAGAAGCATTTGGTGTTCCTGTTGGTATCTCAGACCATACTTTAGGCATTGCGGTGCCAATAACAGCGGTAGCGCTGGGAGCGTGTATTGTTGAGAAGCACCTTACTCTTTCAAGAGCTATTCCCGGACCAGACAGCTCCTTTTCACTAGAGCCTCATGAGTTTAGTGCAATGGTGAAAGCAATTCGTACCGTTGAAAAGGCTTTAGGAAAAGTACAGTATGGAGTAAGTGGAAGAGAGATGGGGAGCCGTGTATTTCGTCGATCACTGTTCGTGATTAAGGATATGAAAGCTGGTGAGATGTTCTCGTTGGAGAATGTGCGATCAATTCGTCCTGGTCATGGGTTGTCGCCTAAGTACTTGGATGAGATACTTGGTCGCAAGGCTGCAAAAGATATTGAGCGCGGTACACCGTTGAGTTGGGATTTGATAGATACTTATAAGTCTTGA
- the pseG gene encoding UDP-2,4-diacetamido-2,4,6-trideoxy-beta-L-altropyranose hydrolase: protein MMSYLPNLVIRADASTRIGTGHVMRCLALAQAWQDAGGQAIFVMVMDIPALTQRLETEGMHVLRIKAEAGSLDDAAYTIDIARQLGADWLVIDGYHFDSHYQYSIKDAGLKLLCIDDISHLNHYYADIILNQNLHAEDLVYSCESNTRLLLGTKYVLLRREFLRWQKWEREISEVTRNVLVTMGGSDPDNVTSKVIRSLKEVAIDGMEAKIVLGGGNLHLKELRSVVQDLAFPVFLETNVRNMPEVMAWADVAVSAGGITCWELAFMRLPSLIITLTDNQRANNEKLAMVGSFVNLGWHTHISYSELAKEFLSLSAKPETRAKMASLGRNLVDGDGIERTLMHLRCNAFYLRHLKESDGQLLWKWANDPDVRAASFLSNPVEWDYHIQWFQSKLTDNLCQFYIAINDTGNSIGQVRYDIDDREAVISISLDSAFRGKGYGTEVIRKSSQKLFSSSNVEKIHAYVKPDNMASVKAFMKAGFKLSGTTVVKGQEALHFVLARPR from the coding sequence ATGATGTCCTATCTTCCTAATCTAGTTATCCGAGCCGATGCAAGCACCCGTATTGGAACCGGGCATGTTATGCGCTGTCTGGCACTTGCCCAGGCGTGGCAAGATGCTGGAGGTCAAGCAATATTTGTGATGGTAATGGATATACCGGCTCTCACCCAACGTCTTGAAACAGAGGGTATGCATGTCTTACGTATCAAAGCAGAGGCAGGGAGTCTTGATGATGCAGCTTATACCATTGACATCGCCCGTCAATTGGGTGCTGATTGGTTAGTAATAGATGGTTATCATTTTGATAGTCATTACCAATACTCAATCAAAGATGCTGGGCTAAAATTGCTGTGTATTGACGATATTAGCCACTTGAATCATTACTACGCTGATATAATATTAAATCAGAATCTGCATGCTGAGGATTTAGTGTATTCCTGTGAATCAAACACTCGTTTGCTATTGGGCACAAAATACGTACTCTTACGCCGAGAATTTCTTAGATGGCAGAAGTGGGAGCGAGAAATATCAGAAGTAACCCGTAATGTATTGGTAACAATGGGCGGAAGTGATCCAGATAATGTAACCTCAAAGGTTATTCGATCGTTAAAAGAGGTAGCTATTGATGGCATGGAAGCTAAGATTGTTTTAGGAGGGGGCAATTTACACCTTAAAGAGTTGCGATCTGTAGTCCAAGACTTAGCGTTCCCTGTTTTTTTAGAAACGAATGTAAGAAATATGCCAGAGGTAATGGCTTGGGCTGACGTAGCTGTATCAGCGGGGGGAATTACTTGTTGGGAATTAGCTTTTATGAGGTTACCTAGTCTTATAATAACATTAACAGACAATCAGCGTGCTAATAATGAAAAACTTGCAATGGTAGGTAGTTTTGTGAATTTGGGTTGGCATACTCATATATCATATAGTGAGTTGGCGAAAGAGTTTTTATCACTTTCGGCGAAGCCGGAAACTCGTGCAAAGATGGCTTCGCTCGGCAGAAATCTTGTTGATGGAGACGGGATTGAAAGAACTTTGATGCACTTAAGATGCAACGCGTTTTACTTAAGACACTTGAAGGAGAGTGATGGTCAACTGCTTTGGAAATGGGCAAATGACCCCGACGTGCGCGCTGCCTCTTTCCTATCCAATCCTGTCGAATGGGATTATCATATTCAATGGTTCCAATCAAAGCTTACTGATAATCTTTGCCAATTCTATATCGCAATAAACGATACTGGAAATTCTATTGGACAGGTACGTTATGACATCGATGATAGGGAGGCTGTAATTTCGATTAGCCTCGACAGTGCATTTCGAGGCAAAGGATATGGAACAGAGGTCATTCGAAAGTCTTCCCAGAAACTTTTCAGTAGTTCAAATGTAGAGAAAATTCATGCCTACGTTAAACCTGATAACATGGCATCCGTAAAGGCTTTCATGAAGGCCGGATTCAAGTTGTCAGGTACAACAGTTGTAAAAGGACAAGAAGCACTCCACTTTGTTCTAGCGAGGCCAAGATGA
- a CDS encoding cytidylyltransferase domain-containing protein, whose protein sequence is MRIVAIVQARTGSTRLPRKVLIELCGEPMLKRVVNRTARSAILHDVIVATTIEQEDETIVELCKKHGWPCFCGSINDVLDRYYKAARDYRVDVIVRITSDCPLIDPCIIDLVISKFLEKNPLDYASNTVQRSFPRGLDVEVVSFEALERAWHEDCNPLWREHVTPYIYLHPEKFALTAVVNNKDYSYMRWTVDTPEDLDFVRRVYDHFGHDNFSWKEVLAVLDEHQDWLAINSHIQQKVI, encoded by the coding sequence ATGAGAATTGTTGCAATTGTTCAGGCACGTACGGGAAGTACCCGGTTGCCAAGGAAGGTCTTGATAGAACTGTGTGGTGAACCCATGCTGAAGAGGGTTGTCAATCGCACGGCAAGATCGGCGATATTGCATGATGTGATCGTAGCCACGACGATAGAGCAAGAAGATGAAACTATTGTGGAACTTTGCAAAAAACATGGTTGGCCTTGTTTTTGTGGAAGTATTAATGATGTCCTGGATCGTTACTACAAAGCAGCCAGAGATTATCGAGTTGATGTTATAGTACGTATTACGTCCGATTGTCCATTGATTGACCCTTGCATTATAGACTTGGTTATATCGAAGTTCTTAGAAAAAAACCCGTTAGATTACGCAAGTAATACCGTGCAAAGAAGTTTTCCACGCGGCCTTGATGTAGAAGTGGTGAGTTTTGAAGCACTAGAACGCGCTTGGCACGAAGACTGCAATCCTCTGTGGCGAGAGCATGTGACGCCTTATATTTATCTTCATCCAGAGAAATTTGCGCTTACAGCTGTAGTGAATAATAAAGATTATTCGTATATGCGCTGGACCGTTGACACACCTGAGGATTTAGATTTTGTGCGCCGTGTTTATGATCACTTTGGACACGATAATTTCTCTTGGAAAGAAGTGCTTGCAGTATTGGATGAGCATCAAGATTGGTTGGCGATCAACAGTCATATTCAGCAAAAAGTGATCTAA
- the pseC gene encoding UDP-4-amino-4,6-dideoxy-N-acetyl-beta-L-altrosamine transaminase: protein MIAASEKLAIDGGVPVRQNPLPYGKQWLEDDDITAVIEVLRSDWLTTGPKVSEFEQEFAGFVDSKEAVAVSSGTAALHAAMHAIGIGPGDEVIVPAMTFAATANCVVFQGGTPVFVDVDPATLLIDPVQVETKITPRTRAVIAVDYAGQPCDYDALRDIADRYKLILVADACHALGGQYKGRPVGSLADISTFSFHPVKHITAGEGGMITTNNPELARRMRTFRNHGIPIDHRQREQQGSWFYEMVELGYNYRLSDIQCALGLSQLRKLPRWLNRRQEIARHYDAAFYGVPVVRPLHVRADVSHAYHLYVIRLDCQQLRTTRTEVFKALRAEGIMVNVHYIPVHLHPYYRQRLGCREGEYPVAESIYNQLISLPIFPAMTDEDVKDVIKAMDKVIAAYRK, encoded by the coding sequence ATGATCGCAGCCTCGGAGAAGTTGGCTATCGATGGTGGCGTGCCTGTGCGCCAAAATCCATTGCCCTATGGGAAGCAATGGCTGGAAGATGATGACATTACAGCCGTCATTGAAGTCCTACGCTCTGATTGGCTGACGACTGGCCCAAAGGTGAGTGAGTTTGAGCAAGAGTTTGCCGGTTTCGTGGACTCTAAGGAAGCAGTGGCCGTAAGTAGTGGCACTGCTGCACTACACGCAGCAATGCATGCCATTGGCATCGGGCCAGGTGATGAAGTTATCGTGCCTGCTATGACCTTTGCTGCGACTGCCAACTGTGTTGTTTTCCAGGGTGGAACACCAGTCTTTGTCGATGTCGACCCTGCTACGCTGCTCATTGATCCAGTACAAGTTGAGACAAAAATTACACCGCGAACTAGAGCGGTAATTGCTGTGGATTACGCTGGACAGCCATGTGACTACGATGCGCTTCGTGATATAGCTGATCGATACAAATTGATCTTAGTAGCGGATGCCTGCCATGCCTTAGGTGGACAATATAAAGGTCGACCAGTAGGTTCGTTAGCCGACATAAGCACCTTTAGCTTTCATCCAGTCAAGCACATTACCGCTGGTGAAGGTGGAATGATTACCACGAATAATCCAGAGCTAGCAAGGCGTATGAGGACTTTCCGTAATCACGGTATTCCCATTGACCATCGCCAGCGCGAGCAACAAGGTTCGTGGTTCTACGAGATGGTAGAGTTGGGTTATAATTATCGACTATCGGACATTCAGTGTGCTCTTGGTCTAAGCCAGTTGCGGAAGCTTCCCCGTTGGTTGAATCGTAGACAAGAGATTGCTCGGCATTACGATGCGGCTTTTTACGGAGTACCTGTAGTGAGACCGCTGCACGTGCGGGCGGATGTCTCCCACGCGTACCATCTGTACGTGATCCGGCTCGATTGTCAGCAACTCCGAACAACAAGAACGGAAGTTTTCAAGGCATTGCGTGCTGAAGGAATAATGGTTAATGTTCATTACATTCCGGTGCATTTACACCCTTATTATCGGCAACGACTCGGATGCAGAGAAGGGGAATATCCAGTAGCAGAGTCGATTTACAATCAATTAATTAGCTTACCGATTTTCCCGGCTATGACAGATGAAGATGTAAAGGATGTCATCAAAGCCATGGATAAGGTAATAGCTGCATATCGAAAATAG
- the pseB gene encoding UDP-N-acetylglucosamine 4,6-dehydratase (inverting) encodes MNWHEVVVLVTGGTGSFGKKFAKIMLEDYQPEKVIIYSRDELKQHEMRIAGFDHPSIRYFIGDVRDLARLRRAMYGVDIVVHAAALKQVPACEYNPIEAVMTNINGARNVIDAAIDMGVKKVVAISTDKAVNPVNLYGATKLCAEKLFIQSNSYSGSTGTRFSCVRYGNVVGSSGSVIPLFREQRRSGRITVTDPRMTRFWITLDQGVRFVIRCIEQMHGGEVFVPKIPSMNIMDLAKAIAPDCVVESIGIRPGEKLHEVLISEDEARHTLELEDMYVVQPRYPWWQVKDWEGGKPLPEGFRYASNTNSQWLSVSELRVLAEDLI; translated from the coding sequence ATGAACTGGCATGAGGTAGTAGTACTTGTAACGGGAGGCACGGGCTCATTCGGTAAAAAGTTCGCCAAGATAATGCTAGAGGATTATCAACCTGAGAAGGTGATAATTTACAGCCGAGATGAGCTAAAGCAACATGAGATGCGAATAGCGGGGTTTGATCATCCCTCTATACGTTATTTCATCGGTGATGTACGCGATTTAGCAAGACTACGTCGTGCTATGTATGGAGTGGACATCGTGGTTCATGCGGCTGCATTGAAGCAAGTTCCAGCTTGCGAATATAATCCTATCGAGGCGGTCATGACAAACATTAACGGTGCAAGAAATGTTATTGATGCTGCCATCGATATGGGCGTAAAAAAGGTTGTGGCTATAAGTACAGATAAGGCGGTAAATCCCGTGAATCTTTATGGTGCCACCAAGCTTTGTGCTGAAAAACTGTTTATTCAAAGCAACTCCTATTCAGGCAGTACCGGAACTCGCTTCAGTTGTGTACGCTATGGTAACGTAGTTGGAAGCAGTGGTAGCGTAATCCCTCTTTTCCGAGAGCAACGGCGATCTGGTCGTATTACCGTGACTGATCCGAGAATGACACGTTTTTGGATTACATTAGATCAAGGCGTACGATTTGTTATTCGTTGCATTGAGCAAATGCATGGAGGGGAAGTGTTTGTTCCTAAGATTCCCAGTATGAACATTATGGACCTAGCAAAAGCAATAGCACCGGATTGCGTGGTGGAGTCCATCGGGATTAGGCCCGGCGAGAAACTCCACGAAGTATTAATTTCTGAAGATGAAGCACGTCATACGTTAGAACTTGAAGATATGTATGTTGTTCAGCCAAGATATCCATGGTGGCAGGTTAAGGACTGGGAAGGAGGAAAGCCACTCCCTGAGGGTTTCCGGTATGCTAGTAACACAAACAGTCAGTGGCTCTCGGTAAGTGAGCTACGAGTATTAGCAGAGGACTTAATATGA
- a CDS encoding Uma2 family endonuclease: MLCNYDHQRRVRYQADVFLARVADHPDAVVLTDVRIAWDMPSLKAHGSDMMVIFGLQIIRNWSTFDVAVEGVRPTLIVEVTSLETCVLDLEVKMAHYALAGVPLYVIAGAHEQRSEALVRALGYELAGATYRRQVPNEQVWLWLEPLRVWIGAEGREVYCFDEQRRIGDYATLTTIVIESEEQVAAAWAAAKAEARARMEAEVRAREESAVRREAEQARREAEARAAPKRACTRSSRNCAGCAARGTGP; the protein is encoded by the coding sequence GTGCTGTGCAACTATGACCACCAGCGGCGCGTGCGTTATCAGGCGGACGTCTTCCTTGCCCGCGTTGCCGACCATCCTGACGCGGTCGTGCTCACCGACGTGCGCATCGCCTGGGACATGCCCAGCTTGAAGGCGCACGGATCGGATATGATGGTCATCTTCGGCTTGCAGATCATCCGCAACTGGAGCACGTTCGATGTAGCGGTGGAAGGAGTGCGTCCGACGCTGATCGTCGAGGTAACCTCGCTGGAGACGTGCGTGCTCGACCTGGAGGTGAAGATGGCGCACTATGCTTTGGCGGGTGTGCCGCTCTACGTGATTGCGGGCGCCCATGAGCAGCGCAGCGAAGCGCTGGTGCGCGCACTCGGCTACGAGCTGGCGGGTGCAACATATCGCCGACAGGTTCCGAATGAGCAGGTATGGTTGTGGCTGGAGCCGTTGCGGGTTTGGATCGGGGCAGAGGGACGTGAGGTGTATTGTTTCGACGAGCAGCGGCGGATCGGCGATTACGCTACGTTGACGACAATCGTGATCGAGTCGGAGGAGCAGGTGGCAGCGGCCTGGGCAGCAGCAAAAGCCGAGGCGCGAGCGCGCATGGAAGCCGAGGTGCGCGCCCGTGAAGAATCTGCCGTGCGGCGCGAAGCGGAACAGGCACGGCGTGAAGCCGAGGCCCGTGCCGCGCCGAAGCGCGCCTGCACGCGCTCGAGTCGGAACTGCGCCGGTTGCGCGGCGAGGGGTACAGGACCTTGA
- a CDS encoding DegT/DnrJ/EryC1/StrS family aminotransferase yields MITNEPKAPPVSEKSPSNLQSSTFPPSHPRPPVPLLDLKAQYIAIRDEIRAAIDRVADAQMFILGPEVEALEREVAAYSGCAYGIGVSSGTDALLVALMAIDIQPGDEVITTPYTFFATAGSIARLGAVPVFVDIDPLTFNIDPAGIEARITPRTRVIMPVHLYGQMADMDPIMEIAQRHNLIVIEDAAQAIGSEYKGRRAGAIGHMGCFSFFPSKNLGGFGDGGMVTTNDAALAERVRLLRGHGAHPKYYHKLIGGNFRLDALQAAVLRVKLKYLDDWTAGRQRNAAIYRRLFSEAGLVTDPPDCLTDGCRARSTGACALPPGKVVLPVKAPERRHIYNQFVIRVSQREKVMATLKARKIGHEIYYPVPLHLQECFAYLGHRPGDLPVSECAAAETLALPIYPELTDEMLEAVVDAVASGVRGE; encoded by the coding sequence GTGATAACCAACGAACCCAAAGCGCCGCCGGTATCGGAAAAGTCGCCGTCCAACCTTCAATCTTCAACCTTCCCACCTTCCCACCCTCGTCCCCCTGTGCCATTGCTGGATCTCAAAGCCCAATACATTGCCATCCGCGACGAGATCCGCGCTGCGATCGACCGTGTCGCCGACGCACAGATGTTCATTCTTGGTCCCGAAGTCGAAGCGTTGGAACGCGAAGTCGCCGCCTACTCCGGGTGCGCCTATGGCATCGGCGTCTCTTCCGGCACCGACGCACTGCTCGTCGCACTCATGGCAATCGACATCCAACCCGGCGATGAAGTTATCACCACGCCCTACACCTTCTTTGCCACCGCCGGTTCGATTGCCCGGCTCGGCGCTGTTCCCGTTTTTGTGGACATCGATCCATTGACCTTCAATATCGATCCGGCAGGAATCGAGGCGCGCATCACACCCCGCACACGGGTGATCATGCCGGTGCATCTCTACGGGCAAATGGCGGACATGGACCCGATCATGGAGATCGCGCAGCGTCACAACCTGATCGTCATCGAAGACGCAGCGCAAGCGATCGGATCGGAGTACAAAGGTCGGCGCGCTGGCGCCATTGGACACATGGGGTGCTTCAGTTTCTTCCCATCGAAAAATCTGGGGGGCTTCGGCGACGGCGGCATGGTCACTACGAACGACGCTGCGCTGGCGGAACGAGTTCGGCTGCTCCGGGGGCACGGCGCCCATCCGAAGTACTACCACAAACTGATCGGCGGCAACTTCCGCCTCGACGCTTTGCAGGCGGCTGTATTGCGGGTCAAGTTGAAATACCTCGATGACTGGACGGCGGGGCGGCAGCGAAATGCAGCAATCTACCGCCGCCTCTTCAGCGAGGCGGGATTGGTCACCGACCCACCAGACTGTCTGACGGACGGATGCCGCGCGCGCAGCACTGGCGCGTGCGCTCTGCCGCCAGGAAAAGTCGTGTTGCCGGTCAAGGCGCCGGAGCGCCGGCACATCTACAACCAGTTCGTCATCCGCGTCTCCCAGCGAGAAAAGGTCATGGCGACGCTCAAAGCACGCAAGATCGGTCACGAAATCTACTATCCTGTGCCACTACACCTTCAGGAGTGCTTCGCCTACCTGGGGCATCGCCCCGGCGATCTGCCGGTGAGCGAATGCGCTGCCGCCGAAACCCTGGCGCTGCCGATCTACCCGGAGTTGACCGACGAGATGTTGGAGGCGGTGGTCGATGCCGTGGCGTCGGGAGTGCGCGGAGAGTGA
- a CDS encoding four helix bundle protein: protein MSNEAAGKSISRIERFEDLEAWQQARKLVNTVYNLSDVGAFARDFTLRDQRRRAAVSIMSNIAEGFESRTQSLSIERLGRAKASYGEVRSQLYLAYNRQYVSGEVFEQTLAQAESASRLIHGLIRYTNDL from the coding sequence ATGAGCAACGAAGCAGCAGGAAAGTCAATCTCCAGAATTGAGCGTTTTGAAGATCTGGAGGCATGGCAGCAAGCACGAAAACTTGTGAATACGGTATATAATCTTTCCGATGTTGGCGCGTTTGCACGCGATTTTACGCTGCGTGACCAGAGGCGTCGCGCTGCGGTATCTATCATGTCGAACATCGCCGAAGGCTTCGAGAGCCGAACTCAGAGCCTCTCCATTGAGCGCCTGGGAAGAGCCAAAGCCTCATACGGCGAAGTCCGTTCACAACTGTATCTGGCATATAATCGGCAGTACGTATCCGGTGAAGTCTTCGAACAGACGCTTGCCCAGGCAGAAAGCGCTAGCCGGTTGATCCACGGTTTGATCCGTTATACCAATGACCTGTGA
- a CDS encoding acyltransferase — MNIDRLYYAHPTAIIDEPCEIGAGTKIWHFCHVMAGARIGANCVLGQNVLVAGGVIIGNGCKIQNNVSLYTGVELEDFVFCGPSCVFTNVINPRAEINRRAEFLRTLVRRGATIGANATIICGATIGRYAFIGAGAVVRGDVPDYALMLGVPARRCGWMSRHGYRLPEPDADGVMVCPGSGWRYRLVAPEAVQCEDWGEEEALKVKGGQVEG; from the coding sequence ATGAATATCGATCGTCTATACTACGCTCACCCAACTGCCATCATCGACGAACCGTGTGAGATCGGCGCCGGCACGAAAATCTGGCACTTCTGCCATGTGATGGCAGGCGCGCGGATCGGCGCGAACTGTGTGTTGGGACAGAATGTGCTCGTTGCCGGCGGCGTCATCATCGGCAACGGTTGCAAAATCCAGAACAACGTCTCGCTCTACACCGGCGTCGAGCTGGAAGACTTCGTCTTCTGCGGTCCTTCGTGCGTCTTCACGAATGTAATCAACCCGCGCGCCGAGATCAACCGTCGCGCCGAGTTTCTGCGCACCCTGGTGCGACGCGGCGCCACAATCGGCGCAAATGCCACGATTATCTGCGGCGCAACCATTGGGCGCTACGCCTTCATCGGCGCCGGCGCCGTCGTGCGCGGCGACGTGCCGGACTACGCACTCATGCTGGGAGTTCCTGCGCGGCGCTGCGGATGGATGAGTCGCCATGGCTATCGATTGCCTGAACCAGACGCCGACGGAGTGATGGTATGCCCGGGAAGCGGTTGGCGCTACCGCCTGGTCGCTCCGGAGGCGGTGCAGTGCGAGGATTGGGGGGAGGAGGAGGCATTGAAGGTTAAAGGTGGACAGGTTGAAGGTTGA